From the genome of Primulina huaijiensis isolate GDHJ02 chromosome 11, ASM1229523v2, whole genome shotgun sequence:
CCCATTTATTATGGAACAACAAATTTAATAACAGATCGAGCACGGTTTATATGGGGCGAAAACAATAATGCAAGATCCACATGCCTCGGAAATTACGACAATTTGGCCTACGGAGCTTATAAATGGACGGTTCAGCTCATTACAAATGAGAATCGTTTGGAGAAGATAATGTTTCCAATCTTCTGGGGCCTCATGACTCTCAGGTAATATATATACTGTTACTGAATAAACTATTGCGACAATTATTATGTAACTCACACTTTTGTGATCAATGGAACAGTACATTTGGGAATTTGGAGAGCACTACGGATTGGGTAGAACTTGTTTTTATCATCATTGTGCTGACCACTGGACTAATTCTGGTCACAATGTTGATCGGCAACATCAAGGTAATCAAAACTAAAGAGTCCTCGCGCTTTTAGTTTcttcactaaataaattattgaaaatttgataCAGACGGCCGCATTAAATGATATCATCAGGTGTTCCTGAATGCGACTACGTCAAAGAAACAATCAATGCAGTTGAAGATGAGAAACATAGAGTGGTGGATGAGAAAGAGACGATTGCCACTGTCGTTTAGGCAAAGGGTGAGGAACTACGAAAGGCAACGTTGGGCAGCAATGCGAGGAGTAGATGAATGTGAGATGACTCGAAATCTGCCTGAAGGACTAAGGAGAGATATCAAGTATCATCTGTGTTTAGATTTAGTTAGACAGGTAATAATTAATTGTAAGAATAATTAGCTTCAATTTCAAACCTATTCTGATTGTAACAATGTTCCAATTAATCAATGGAACTGTTTCAGGTGCCTTTGTTCCAGCATATGGATAACTTGGTCCTGGAGAATATCTGTGATCGGGTCAAGTCCCTCATATTCACAAAAGGAGAAACTGTGAGTATAAAATATTAACTAGCTAGTTATAAAGTACTGACTATAAAATGCTAACTAGCTAGTTAATTAGCATGAACGTGCACGTACGTGAAAATCCATATTctatataacaaaaaattaaattgataataaaaatattttttacttcctTGCATAACGTGATCCAATTCATCAAACAATATTTTGTTCAGAAAAAGATATATCAAAACAAATCATAAGAATTGAAAACATTGATTTATCATATTAAGTACAAAATTGAATTAACATAACAATACAATGATATAAATGGATTTGAATTGATTAAGCAATATAATAGTGTAAATAGAATAATGATATGAAtgaattttaattagttaagCATTAATATAAAAGTGTAAGaaatattttggtatataatgttgatatttttttacTCATTGCATCAATTAATAGATAAATATGCTCCTAAAATTAAAAAGTTACCTCTTGAATATCTAAAATAATACTTAAATATAATTCTAGAACATGTGACGACAATGGTTCATTTTaggttatattttaaattataatcacGTGAATAtcgtaaattcgaaatatttcgAAAACCTGCATTTTGTTAGTTATAAATgagttatataaaaaattaataaaatattagctAAAGAAAAACAATGAACATAAAttgtattttgagaaaaaaaatatatttagacacaagaattgaaaataaactaaaaaatatttcattcagCCCCGAGAAATATTTGGTTAAAATAGAGAACTAAGGAAACCTCATTTCCTACAATTTTCCTAAACGAGATTCATTTccttaaattaataattgaaaCCAACCAagtatttttatgcaagttaaTTGAGTTGAATGGTAAATAGACATTACaaattttaacttaattaattgacTTGAACGATGCATTGAAGTTACAAATACCTACATCTTTTCTAACGATTATATATTCATCTTATTTTTATATTGTGATGTTTATTGAAATACTACTAATACATCTCAATAAAGGGAAAAAATATCACCACTCTAAGTTAGTCAGTGTCATGTATTATCATAATCATTATCCcctcatttttttcaaaattacatTTGCTAAGGTTTGAAgctattaaaataaaatttgaattcgttttcactatatatttatattttaaagtttttcttATTATCATTTGAAAAGTAAAATCATGTAAACTACTAATGAATTCTATATACATTGGACattaaaaaattactaaatttgaataaaaataaaatgtaattattTAAGTATAACGATATTTTctaattcaataaatttttattaaaatgttatcaataaatttttattaaaatgtatGTTATCAATAAATTAGATGCATACCATGTCCAACCTCTTCAACTTTTTGCTTtgctatttaaaaataataaaattatccCCTCCCTTGTACAAATTCAAAAGCATTACAatgataaaaaatttagaattttaacataaaaaatatgtaaaaaaaattaattttagacTATTTCACCATCTCACTTAAATTCTAATTTGTATATATTAATTACACCACTCGTGATTCCCAGTGCACTAACATAACTTCCAATTTAGTGGTAATAATGTTATATTAAGAATTATTTATAGGAATATTGTTCTTACTCTTTTTGACTAATTTgtgtcattttttaaataatttcataataattttatctatataaCATTAGACTCTAgtatatatacattttaaacattattattattattattattattatttacatttatattataaataaagttgaaatttttttgttgctaaaatggaaaaaaattggaaattaaggttacttattaattattaaattatttaatcatcaTTGCTCATTATGTATCAACTAATTTGACGTGGTCATTAgttgaaaaatcataatttcattTAAAGGGATATCTCTCTAGcacataaatatatttacaaaaatatcaataTGATATCTAATTTTTTACACATATAGATGGAAGACTAATTTGACTAATTCACTTTTACATGgatattgatatatattatacCAACCGTTTTGCAAGCATATAAAATGTATACTATCAATCAATATGCATATTCTCCATTAATTAGTAAGTATATATCCTCTTTCTTGTTGGGAAGATAACACGAGAAGGAGATCCAGTTCAAAGGATGGTATTCATAGTAAGAGGCCATCTCCAAAGCAGCCAAGTTCTGCGCGACGGCCTAAAGAGCTGCTGCATGTTAGGTCCCGGAAACTTCAGTGGAGACGAGCTCCTCTCATGGTGTCTTCGAAGGCCTTTTATCGAAAGGCTTCCACCATCTTCATCTACACTCGTTACTCTCGAAACAACAGAAGCTTTTGGGCTCGAAGCCGATGATGTCAAATATGTGACCCAGCATTTTCGGTACACATTTGTGAATGAAAAAGTAAAGAGAAGTGCTCGTTACTACTCTCCTGGATGGAGAACATGGGCAGCTGTGGCCATTCAGTTGGCGTGGAGGAGATATAAGCATCGACTGACGCTTACATCTCTTTCGTTTATTAGGCCGAGGAGGCCATTGTCTAGGAGCACTTCGCTTAGCGAGGACAGGCTCAGGCTTTACACGGCTCTGTTGACATCGCCCAAGCCCAATAAGGATGATTTTGATTTCTGATCGTTTTGTATTTTTATGAGTTAATTTATATCTGAATTTATGCGAAGTGTATCGGAACGAATCCATCGAATAATTAAAGGCTTGCGTATTAGGACTTGTGAGTAAAATGGATGGAATAATTTTAAGAACATTTTATTGCAAAATTGGAATTAACTGAATAAAAATAGTAGCCATTTCAAGAGAACAGTTAAAAATATCCTCTCCATGCATTTTGACTTCTATTTAAGCTCGGACACTAGCCAATCTCAAAACTCATGTTTTACATAATTTAAACGTACATCACAATTTTAGGTGGTGCTGATCAAATGTTCTATAATTCTATCAAATGTTCTATAATTCTATTACATACCACATGCTCAAGCACCGACAGTCAATGGTATAAGCTGCATTCTACAGTATCGAGATACAATTTGTGAACATATCGCAAATGAAATAGCGTGCGcgtaaaatttataaaatcacAGACAATTCATGCATCATGTATATATAACATTATATTGAATAATCCATAACTAATGGTGTAAGTACCAAATCAAGATTAGCACATCTCAAAAGAACCTCGATTTTGTGGCTTAGACATCACGGGTTTCGTTAAGGTGTACATGATGAGAATTGAATTAGGAAAATGTATACATACATGCACGACTTCAGGCAATGCTCTTCAAAGTCGGGAATTCATCTCCCTCTCTAATTCCAGTCCCTTCGATCCTAGTAATATGGCGAGGCTCCCAACACAAAAATGTATGAAAGAGCCGTAATTAACAATGTGTGACAAATTAACGAGCCGGAGTCCGTTCCTACAATACATTGCCAACCTGGTCCATACATCGTAACAACTAGTGTTTCTTGATCCTCGAtcgttttcttcttcttcctctctATTGTATCCTCTGTATCCTCGATCATCTACATATATAGAGACACAATTTGAGAGAATGAAGGATTTGGGCAAGTGGACCAATTATGAGCAAGCGGAGTAGATTaagattcgatttttgttgtataatttatttttattttatttttttaggtgCATTTGATGCTGTGGCTTCATTCTTTGGCTTATATCTATTGCCTACTCTTTTCTAGTTCAACCaggaatcatttgatttttaacagcTTCAACTCTCGTGTTGATTAGTACTTAGTGTCATGCTGCTTTctcttttcttcctttttttcaTTATAAAGTTCCAAAATCTAAGtgtcattttaatgaaaatCATGTCAACAACAAATTGATGAGAATAACATTATTTGAATCAAAGACCATATATAGCATGCAAAACCATTGAGTAATTTGGTTATagtttaacaaaataataataggtTTAGGACCTGGAATGTTCTTATTTCTTTTTGGGGATCATCATGATGATTTGTGTCATATTGAAATTGTGGGCATGCCAGCGATGGCGAAATTGTACGTAGGACTCCAAAAAGTGACTCCTGACCCTGCTTTATCCACGACGCTGGATAACCATTGTAGGATGCTACACACCACGTTTTCGGCGATGTCACGTCTGTCTCACGAAATTGATTTATGAGATCGTCTTATTAGAATTTTGTGTACCAAAGTCTCAAAGATCGAAGCAGTTACccctaaaattaaaattcaacgTTCAAGAAAATTACGTGGCATCCGTATGCAATTTGCCTACTAATTTAATTCTAGGAGTTTTGGGTATTTCTAAAAATAGTTTTCACAATTAATGTTATTCTGCGTCTTGCAATCAACATCTCACAtctttttatgaaatttaaatattttcgtagcaatttcaaataaaaagttGATTTATTTCCAAGTTGGGGAGAACAAGTGGGCAACTCGGGCGTTGGTCATTTCGACATTAGAAATTTGGAAAAAACACATTACAATTAGTCAAATTGTCGAATCACTGTATGGTTAGGATTGCCCGTCAGTGGTTGGATATAGGATTGCCTGTCAGTGTACGTTGCTATCCAACCCAAACACAGCAATATTAAATAAGATTATGATACATTCTAAAGTGATTCATCTTcggaaaattatatatattacacAAATAATTATGATAGAACACCTAGAAACGTCTCGAATGTTTGCGCGAATATCTCACGAAAACACATCATATATTCATATTCTTGCAACATGTTCGCGTGAAGGTTTGGAGACGTACCCACCAACAGATATTATACACCTCCGAGTTCGACAAATGCAACCCATGACCTAGCTAATACACCAGTACCTACGTTATGCATTTGGCTTCCCACCTGTCCCTTACGTTTATGaactttcttttaatttatatacataataaattaataataataataataataatatcttcCTAATTAAGCTACCTTATATCAGGTCAGGAGCATAAAACGAAGAACAAAATAGTATCTGCATGAAACATAAAACACTAGTATATATAACGCGTATCCAGGCATTCCTCGCCGTTTTCTTCgccatttttctttctttgccACCATTGTTCTCTTCTCTGCAATATCTCCAACTCTTTATTCCTCTTTCATTCATCGTTTTACTCACATTTCTCTCTCTCCCATCTCTCTATATTAATCTTTCATCGAAGGAAGCAAAAGAGAAGGGGCCAATAGCTAGGTACGTCGGAGATGGCGCGCCGTCTCTTCAGCTGTTTCGG
Proteins encoded in this window:
- the LOC140987899 gene encoding cyclic nucleotide-gated ion channel 4-like → MASPLRERLPHTYAGNDTDSYSEEEDDDEEVEEEVTDKEEEQDIHPDGCKSFIGGRGRRQRGGWLWGNVLDSRARWVREWNKIFLLVSAAGLFVDPLFFYALSVSENCMCLFVDGWFAVTVTVLRTTTDALHLWNMWLQLKMNRRTTGLTPESWLRDVDSTTTRCIASKYLKVKTGFFLDLFVVIPLPQILMWVVIPKMLDKGSTTVVMTVLLVTFIFQYVPKIYHSVCLLRRMQNLSGYIFGTVWWGIALNMIAYFVASHAVGACWYLLGIQRAAKCLKEQCMVTMDCNLRMMACQQPIYYGTTNLITDRARFIWGENNNARSTCLGNYDNLAYGAYKWTVQLITNENRLEKIMFPIFWGLMTLSTFGNLESTTDWVELVFIIIVLTTGLILVTMLIGNIKVFLNATTSKKQSMQLKMRNIEWWMRKRRLPLSFRQRVRNYERQRWAAMRGVDECEMTRNLPEGLRRDIKYHLCLDLVRQVPLFQHMDNLVLENICDRVKSLIFTKGETITREGDPVQRMVFIVRGHLQSSQVLRDGLKSCCMLGPGNFSGDELLSWCLRRPFIERLPPSSSTLVTLETTEAFGLEADDVKYVTQHFRYTFVNEKVKRSARYYSPGWRTWAAVAIQLAWRRYKHRLTLTSLSFIRPRRPLSRSTSLSEDRLRLYTALLTSPKPNKDDFDF